The proteins below come from a single Bacillus spongiae genomic window:
- a CDS encoding YdiK family protein: MRPSPLFAGFFYTLLGILFTYFAIYNVNESGWGFFTYFLIFFATIDFRSGLRMFNIHFKLKKMQKK; encoded by the coding sequence ATGAGACCATCACCATTGTTTGCAGGCTTCTTCTATACTTTACTCGGCATTTTATTTACGTATTTTGCCATTTATAATGTCAATGAAAGCGGATGGGGATTTTTTACCTACTTCCTTATCTTTTTTGCGACAATTGATTTTAGATCAGGACTACGTATGTTCAATATTCATTTTAAATTAAAAAAAATGCAAAAAAAATAG
- a CDS encoding HAMP domain-containing sensor histidine kinase, translating into MDTKWKNRWVLGIWLILLTFGFSGLVLFKMNGLFYTKSDYSETYAFKDQYFLFIQDLEENELNGFTLEEAKTLISLPDIHSSEYGFIDTSGIEIERIKEEYEYALNSAIDTGNLEEVESLIVERNEKIEEIKKSAQSLQSDEYVMQEILKEREQQIEDYYKESEIKSSFFKEQKNDFLYHFINQTNGEIYTNIPNLKGEVENYFNENNMVYVAEESIPIGRDLLNRFGWIDIPPELSGMIDGWIAVPTSSTNAIAQEFEKYEQEQIVFILYVLISIVALILCFFIGRKSKSIHTFMEKWSAFLYKLPVDVRISTFLIVVLLGLTFSNHPREYIWIPWLRFWYRDYAFIDLIMLSLIVAVVWLLLFLYGKSILTNIKKGRKIKQEWSKSLLYKLFTNVEKMVNRSFRFLVVLLIAIIVGLCIASLVTALNPNVVYYSNYYLVILEFFIILLVVIGIPVIIILVRRSRYLNNIIEKTNELVAGERGEELPTVGDHSLVILAGNINKLEEGVKLSLNEQAKSERLKTELITNVSHDLRTPLTSIITYTELLKVKGASNEEKEAYLDIIDRKSKRLKLLIDDLFEVSKMASGNMELTKHRVDLVQLLQQALAEHDNAINDSSLQFRITNPKEPVLAIVDGQKLWRVFDNLIGNTLKYALENSRVYIDISMMKNRALITFKNVSKYELSQNTDELFERFKRGDASRHTEGSGLGLAIAKSIVDLHGGEMDIEADGDLFKIRISLKINEDIETVE; encoded by the coding sequence TTGGATACAAAATGGAAAAATAGATGGGTGCTAGGAATATGGTTAATTCTGCTTACTTTTGGGTTCAGTGGACTCGTCCTATTTAAAATGAATGGCCTTTTTTACACTAAAAGTGATTATTCGGAAACCTATGCTTTTAAGGATCAATACTTTCTTTTTATTCAGGATTTAGAAGAGAATGAGTTAAATGGTTTCACTTTAGAAGAAGCCAAAACATTAATTAGCTTACCAGATATTCACAGTAGTGAATATGGGTTTATTGATACGAGCGGCATTGAAATCGAGAGAATTAAAGAAGAGTATGAATATGCACTTAATAGTGCAATCGATACAGGAAACTTAGAGGAAGTTGAATCCCTTATCGTAGAAAGAAATGAAAAAATTGAGGAAATAAAGAAAAGTGCTCAAAGTCTTCAAAGTGATGAGTATGTGATGCAAGAAATTTTGAAAGAAAGAGAACAACAAATAGAAGATTATTATAAAGAGAGTGAAATTAAATCTTCCTTTTTTAAGGAACAAAAAAATGACTTTCTTTACCATTTTATAAATCAAACAAACGGAGAGATTTACACAAATATACCAAATTTAAAAGGTGAAGTAGAAAATTATTTTAACGAAAATAACATGGTGTATGTAGCCGAAGAATCAATTCCAATTGGAAGAGATCTGCTGAATCGATTTGGGTGGATCGATATTCCCCCTGAGCTGTCAGGAATGATAGATGGTTGGATCGCTGTTCCAACGTCTTCAACTAATGCTATAGCACAAGAGTTTGAAAAATATGAACAGGAACAAATAGTATTTATCCTCTATGTTCTTATAAGTATAGTTGCTCTTATTTTATGCTTTTTTATTGGGAGAAAATCGAAGAGCATTCATACTTTTATGGAAAAATGGAGCGCGTTTTTATATAAGCTACCCGTTGATGTCAGAATAAGTACGTTCCTTATAGTTGTCTTATTAGGTTTGACGTTTTCTAATCACCCAAGGGAATATATATGGATACCATGGCTGCGATTTTGGTATAGAGATTATGCTTTTATTGACCTAATTATGCTTTCGCTTATCGTAGCGGTTGTATGGCTCCTACTGTTTTTATATGGAAAATCCATTTTAACTAACATAAAAAAAGGCAGGAAAATTAAGCAGGAGTGGAGTAAATCACTGCTTTATAAATTATTCACTAATGTTGAAAAAATGGTGAATCGAAGTTTCCGTTTTCTAGTAGTCCTATTAATCGCTATCATTGTTGGTTTATGCATTGCCAGTTTGGTAACTGCTTTAAATCCAAATGTGGTATATTATTCGAATTATTATTTAGTAATATTAGAATTTTTTATAATTCTTCTCGTGGTAATTGGAATTCCTGTAATAATTATTTTAGTCAGAAGAAGTAGATATTTAAACAATATTATAGAAAAAACAAATGAACTAGTCGCAGGTGAACGCGGAGAAGAGTTACCTACAGTAGGTGATCATTCGTTGGTCATACTTGCAGGTAATATTAACAAGCTTGAAGAAGGAGTAAAACTATCCCTAAATGAACAAGCAAAAAGTGAGCGCCTAAAAACGGAGCTAATTACGAATGTCAGTCATGATCTACGTACACCCCTTACGTCCATTATTACGTACACCGAATTACTGAAAGTAAAGGGTGCATCCAATGAGGAGAAGGAAGCGTACCTTGACATTATTGATCGGAAATCAAAACGGTTAAAGCTGCTCATTGATGATTTATTTGAAGTATCAAAAATGGCCAGTGGGAATATGGAACTAACGAAGCACAGGGTAGACCTCGTCCAGCTGTTGCAGCAGGCTTTAGCGGAACATGATAATGCAATTAATGATTCAAGTCTGCAGTTTCGCATAACGAATCCTAAAGAGCCTGTACTTGCGATTGTAGATGGTCAAAAACTGTGGCGCGTTTTTGATAATTTAATTGGAAATACTCTAAAATATGCACTCGAGAACTCGCGCGTTTATATCGATATTTCAATGATGAAGAATCGAGCATTGATTACGTTTAAAAATGTTTCAAAATATGAACTAAGTCAAAATACAGATGAACTGTTTGAAAGGTTTAAAAGAGGAGATGCATCACGTCATACGGAAGGGTCTGGACTTGGCCTTGCGATAGCGAAATCAATTGTTGATCTTCATGGTGGGGAAATGGATATTGAAGCTGACGGAGACTTATTTAAAATAAGGATCTCATTGAAGATAAATGAGGACATTGAAACGGTGGAATAG
- a CDS encoding RNA polymerase sigma factor, which translates to MSKFDFSEAYSLFYKRLFHISYSITRDKYLAEDVVHETFIKAIAKAETVKDERKLGAWLCAIASRTAIDFIRKEKKYKGMQVGPEAFESFETATTQNVEEEVEFALLEEEVVSAIKRLNGRYQDVLMLKLRPGLQEQEIAKVLAINSNTVKTRIYRGRRQLKQVFQGSTA; encoded by the coding sequence GTGAGTAAATTTGATTTTTCAGAGGCGTACAGCTTGTTTTATAAACGATTATTTCATATAAGCTATTCCATTACTCGGGATAAATACCTTGCAGAGGATGTCGTACATGAAACGTTTATAAAAGCGATCGCAAAAGCTGAAACTGTCAAAGATGAGAGGAAATTGGGTGCGTGGCTTTGTGCCATTGCATCCCGAACGGCCATCGATTTTATTCGAAAAGAAAAGAAGTATAAAGGGATGCAGGTGGGACCAGAGGCCTTTGAAAGTTTCGAGACAGCCACTACGCAAAATGTTGAGGAAGAAGTAGAGTTTGCTTTGTTGGAGGAGGAAGTTGTAAGTGCGATAAAAAGGTTGAATGGACGGTATCAAGATGTACTGATGCTTAAACTTCGTCCAGGTCTACAGGAACAGGAAATTGCGAAAGTACTCGCTATCAATTCTAATACTGTAAAAACAAGAATTTATCGAGGACGAAGACAATTAAAACAAGTATTTCAGGGAAGCACAGCTTAA